From a region of the Solanum stenotomum isolate F172 chromosome 2, ASM1918654v1, whole genome shotgun sequence genome:
- the LOC125854496 gene encoding probable ubiquitin-conjugating enzyme E2 24 produces MEGEDNAKLDSPSGLPFDNDSVSDNAGRNKEELENDRGRKFRQGDFVAHISNLDKTLGQVVQINQLFRLYGSKTLNSYIPSNQLKRVTKFLEGDLVVLDNWLGKVDFVTRDVTVKFKNESLCTFKGGMGLHPHVERDGLPLQLGQEVNVSPKRTCTVTKLVDGSVFVEWIVNSDGNDDSPPFAKQDPNRLTLVFSFRSTWKYGNVCQHVLLKPETIFLLGDVKTSVDVTWQNGSTEKNLPPPILKPISDIGVHDFLIGQYVVLDNSEGLGVVKSVDHKEKTTTVRWVNLPNEEIINSCHLNRHHLFNYHLGNLVFRQITRETENSDLSSFGIIIGFKDGDIEVTWADGTTSMVQPQELHGVIDRDKYEDTDECANTGIEHEVEGDALVVKIPEFKVDLLNFVDLRSVQCLNGSRIHCISNALEKDYRVFNGLNLESVADEQLLIYVPFMQPINLHSLVIGGPVEEGPKTVKLFANKRHFDLSDAAKTTPRETVILSEDNLRGTIVKLNQVKFQSIHSVTIFIEDNQYGSELTRVQRIYLFGTSSL; encoded by the exons ATGGAAGGTGAAGATAATGCCAAGTTAGACTCTCCTTCGGGCCTTCCATTTGACAATGACTCTGTATCGGACAACGCCGGTAGGAATAAAGAAGAACTGGAGAATGACAGGGGAAGAAAGTTTAGACAGGGGGACTTTGTTGCTCACATTTCTAATCTAGATAAGACACTTGGACAAGTAGTTCAAATTAATCAATTGTTTCGTCTGTATGGTTCTAAAACGCTCAACTCTTACATTCCATCTAACCAACTGAAGCGTGTAACAAAATTCTTGGAGGGAGATTTGGTAGTCCTTGACAATTGGTTGGGTAAGGTAGATTTTGTTACCCGTGATGTTACTGTAAAGTTCAAGAATGAATCTTTATGCACTTTTAAAGGAGGGATGGGTCTTCATCCACATGTTGAGCGGGATGGTCTTCCACTACAACTTGGACAGGAGGTGAATGTTTCCCCGAAACGGACATGTACAGTAACAAAACTGGTCGATGGATCAGtatttgttgaatggatcgttAATTCTGATGGCAATGATGACTCCCCTCCCTTTGCTAAACAAGATCCTAACAGGTTGACACTAGTGTTTTCATTTCGCTCCACTTGGAAATATGGAAATGTATGCCAGCATGTGCTGTTAAAACCTGAAACTATTTTTTTACTTGGTGATGTCAAAACTTCTGTTGATGTGACTTGGCAAAATGGGTCAACTGAAAAAAACCTACCACCACCAATACTGAAACCCATTTCTGATATTGGAGTTCACGATTTCTTAATCGGTCAATATGTGGTTTTGGATAATTCTGAAGGTTTGGGAGTCGTTAAATCTGTTGATCACAAGGAGAAAACCACAACAGTTAGATGGGTAAATCTCCCAAATGAGGAGATCATTAATTCTTGCCACCTGAATCGACACCATCTTTTTAACTATCACCTGGGTAACTTGGTGTTCCGCCAAATAACAAGAGAAACTGAAAATTCTGATTTGTCCTCCTTTGGGATTATAATTGGCTTCAAAGATGGCGACATTGAGGTTACATGGGCTGATGGTACTACCTCTATG GTTCAACCTCAAGAACTTCATGGTGTTATTGATCGAGATAAATATGAGGATACTGATGAATGTGCAAACACCGGTATTGAACATGAAGTTGAGGGGGATGCATTGGTTGTAAAAATTCCCGAATTTAAA GTTGATTTGTTGAACTTTGTGGACCTGCGGAGTGTTCAATGCCTTAATGGAAGCCGCATCCACTGTATTAGCAATGCCCTAGAAAAG gATTACAGAGTGTTCAATGGCTTGAACTTGGAGAGCGTTGCAGATGAGCAGCTATTGATTTACGTACCATTTATGCAGCCCATCAATTTGCATTCATTGGTTATTGGAGGACCCGTGGAGGAAG GTCCTAAAACTGTGAAGCTGTTTGCTAACAAAAGGCACTTTGATCTCAG TGATGCTGCTAAAACCACTCCGAGAGAGACAGTAATTTTATCTGAAGATAATCTCAGG ggaACAATAGTTAAGTTGAATCAAGTTAAGTTTCAAAGCATTCACAG TGTGACTATTTTTATCGAGGACAATCAGTATGGTTCCGAACTTACAAGAGTTCAAAGAATTTATTTGTTTGGAACATC GAGCTTATGA
- the LOC125855523 gene encoding uncharacterized protein LOC125855523, giving the protein MSIVSSMSEWPENDYCLICGNLGNEVNDDVLSKAFSKIPTFNKAKIVRNKQTGKTRGYGFVSFSNSLDRAAALTEMNGKYVGNRPIILHKSKSRIDYEALERRRARTFTQ; this is encoded by the exons ATGTCAATTGTGTCTTCCATGTCGGAGTGGCCAGAGA ATGATTATTGTCTAATTTGTGGTAACCTTGGGAATGAGGTCAATGATGATGTCCTATCAAAAGCCTTTTCAAAGATTCCAACCTTTAACAAGGCTAAG ATTGTGAGAAACAAGCAGACTGGTAAAACCAGGGGATATGGATTCGTGAGTTTTTCCAACTCATTAGACCGTGCTGCGGCACTTACAGAAATGAATG GGAAGTACGTTGGAAATCGACCAATTATACTTCACAAGAGCAAGTCCAGGATTGATTATGAAGCTCTGGAAAGACGCAGGGCAAGGACTTTCACACAGTGA
- the LOC125854494 gene encoding uncharacterized protein LOC125854494 isoform X1 has product MSSVPSTSAAATSSSSQFTYSNGTYFPTPFHLQQQPPQPYIGAAPPPVQLPAPSLYPAPAAIPGVYTLPQFQQAQQLFQRDAQTITPEALENVKAALASSEIEHKAEAKKKSVPRKAAGHSWEDPTLAEWPENDYRLFCGDLGNEVNDDVLSKAFSRFPTFNMAKVVRDKRTGKTRGYGFVSFSNPLDLAAALKEMNGKYVGNRPIKLRKSKWQERIDYEAVESHKNRSHKKPKQAKKGIFHK; this is encoded by the exons ATGTCATCGGTGCCTTCAACGTCGGCGGCAGCTACTTCATCGTCGTCGCAATTCACCTACTCGAACGGCACCTACTTTCCGACGCCTTTTCATCTCCAACAACAACCTCCTCAGCCCTACATAGGTGCTGCTCCTCCGCCCGTTCAACTTCCTGCTCCTTCCCTCTATCCTGCTCCTGCTGCTATTCCTGGCGTTTACACTTTGCCTCAGTTTCAACAA GCTCAGCAGTTATTCCAAAGAGACGCACAAACAATTACACCTGAAGCACTTGAAAATGTGAAAGCTGCACTTGCGAGCAGCGAAATTGAGCACAAAGCTGAGGCCAAGAAGAAATCTGTACCTCGTAAGGCAGCTGGACATAGTTGGGAAGATCCTACTCTGGCAGAGTGGCCCGAGA ATGATTATCGTCTATTCTGTGGTGATCTTGGGAATGAGGTGAATGATGATGTCCTATCAAAAGCCTTTTCAAGGTTTCCAACGTTTAATATGGCTAAG GTTGTGAGAGACAAGCGAACTGGTAAGACTAGGGGATATGGATTTGTCAGTTTTTCCAACCCATTGGATCTTGCTGCGGCACTTAAAGAAATGAATG GAAAGTATGTTGGTAACCGACCTATTAAACTTCGCAAGAGTAAGTGGCAAGAGAGGATCGACTATGAGGCTGTGGAAAGTCACAAG AACCGATCACATAAGAAACCAAAGCAAGCAAAGAAGGGTATATTTCACAAGTGA